In Gulosibacter molinativorax, a single window of DNA contains:
- a CDS encoding heavy metal translocating P-type ATPase has translation MHRDPAHEHHDHSGGHGDHPPEALTRDNASGHHNHHQAQAHPDHHAHAETATDARLDQPAAHDAHAGHAHGAANHDAHADHDTGAHAGHSVAMFRNRFWVTLVLSIPVVIFSPMVAMIFGYHIPETGWTTWIAPVLGTVIFFYGGMPFLKGALREIRLRQPGMMLLIAMAITVAFLASWATSLGAGLDLDFWWELALLVVIMLLGHWLEMRALGGASSALDALAALLPDTAELVREDGTVEQVPSTDVATGDLVLVRAGGRVPADGTVETGFADMDESMVTGESTTVTRTAGDAVTAGTIATDSAIQVRVTAVGENTALAGIRRLVADAQASSTRAQALADRAAALLFYFAVTAAIITVIVWLIVGSPADAITRAVTVLIIACPHALGLAIPLVISIATERAASAGVLVKDRLALERMRSVDVVMFDKTGTLTEGRHAVTAATIVPGADPERAFLLAAAAESPSEHPVARAIGAWAQEHAAGSAMPSVDAFRSEPGVGVTATVDGVEVRVGGPRLLDSLGLSIPEGIQAKVSEWESLGSSVLFAVIDGRIEGAFALQDVIRPESRAAIDELHRRGIRVGMITGDAQQVADAVAADLGIDEVFAGVLPGDKSDKVAALQNRGYKVAMVGDGVNDAPALARADVGIAIGAGTDVAIESAGIVLVSSDPRAVLSAIELSHASYRKMVQNLVWATAYNVISVPLAAGVLAPIGFTLPPAAAAVLMSLSTIMVALNAQLLRRHELDPEKLAPLQPTKRESALTH, from the coding sequence ATGCATCGAGATCCAGCCCATGAGCACCACGACCACTCGGGAGGTCACGGTGATCACCCGCCGGAGGCGCTAACTAGGGACAACGCATCCGGCCACCACAACCATCATCAGGCACAGGCGCATCCTGATCACCACGCGCACGCTGAAACCGCTACCGACGCGCGTCTGGATCAGCCTGCCGCCCACGACGCTCATGCGGGCCATGCCCACGGGGCAGCGAACCACGACGCCCACGCGGATCATGACACGGGTGCGCATGCCGGACACAGCGTCGCGATGTTCCGCAACCGGTTCTGGGTGACGCTTGTGCTGTCGATTCCGGTGGTCATCTTTAGTCCGATGGTCGCGATGATTTTCGGCTACCACATACCTGAAACCGGCTGGACGACATGGATCGCCCCGGTCCTTGGCACGGTTATCTTCTTCTACGGCGGCATGCCGTTCTTGAAGGGCGCGCTCCGGGAGATCCGGCTTCGGCAACCAGGCATGATGCTGCTGATCGCGATGGCCATCACCGTCGCGTTCCTCGCGTCCTGGGCCACGTCGCTGGGCGCTGGGCTTGACCTCGACTTCTGGTGGGAACTCGCCTTGCTCGTGGTCATCATGCTCCTCGGGCACTGGCTGGAAATGCGCGCGCTCGGTGGGGCATCAAGCGCTCTTGATGCCCTTGCTGCATTGCTGCCCGATACCGCCGAGCTGGTCCGCGAAGACGGAACCGTGGAGCAAGTGCCGAGCACCGATGTCGCAACGGGTGACCTCGTCCTCGTGCGAGCCGGAGGGCGCGTGCCAGCCGACGGCACTGTAGAAACAGGGTTCGCCGACATGGATGAGTCCATGGTCACCGGTGAATCAACGACCGTTACCCGCACCGCTGGAGACGCGGTCACAGCGGGCACCATCGCCACTGACTCCGCAATCCAAGTTCGTGTGACCGCCGTTGGCGAGAACACCGCGCTGGCTGGCATTCGTCGACTGGTTGCTGATGCGCAAGCATCGTCCACCCGTGCGCAGGCACTCGCCGACCGTGCAGCGGCCTTGCTGTTCTACTTCGCAGTCACCGCGGCCATCATCACGGTGATCGTGTGGCTCATTGTCGGTAGCCCCGCCGATGCCATCACCCGCGCCGTGACGGTGCTGATCATCGCGTGCCCGCATGCTCTGGGTCTTGCCATCCCGCTCGTGATCTCCATCGCAACCGAGCGCGCCGCTAGCGCTGGCGTTCTCGTCAAGGACCGTCTGGCGCTTGAGCGCATGCGCAGCGTCGACGTCGTCATGTTCGACAAGACCGGAACCCTCACCGAAGGTCGCCACGCGGTCACGGCGGCAACCATCGTCCCGGGCGCCGACCCGGAGCGCGCGTTCCTGCTGGCTGCCGCCGCAGAATCCCCCAGCGAGCACCCGGTCGCCCGCGCCATCGGCGCATGGGCGCAGGAACACGCTGCCGGATCGGCAATGCCATCGGTGGACGCGTTCCGTTCCGAGCCGGGCGTAGGGGTCACAGCAACTGTGGATGGCGTCGAAGTGCGGGTCGGTGGACCGCGCCTGCTCGATTCACTTGGTCTGTCCATCCCCGAGGGCATTCAAGCGAAGGTCTCCGAATGGGAGTCGCTTGGATCGAGCGTCCTCTTCGCGGTTATCGACGGTCGCATCGAAGGTGCATTCGCCCTGCAAGATGTGATTCGTCCCGAGTCTCGGGCTGCCATCGATGAACTGCATCGACGAGGCATACGCGTGGGCATGATCACCGGCGACGCCCAGCAGGTGGCGGACGCGGTTGCAGCTGACCTCGGCATCGATGAGGTCTTCGCTGGGGTTCTGCCCGGTGACAAGTCTGACAAAGTTGCCGCGTTGCAGAACCGCGGTTACAAGGTCGCGATGGTTGGCGACGGCGTGAATGACGCACCTGCTCTTGCCCGCGCGGACGTGGGTATCGCGATCGGTGCGGGTACCGACGTCGCGATCGAGTCGGCAGGCATCGTTCTGGTATCGAGCGACCCGCGCGCCGTGTTGAGTGCGATCGAGCTTTCACATGCCTCCTACCGGAAGATGGTGCAGAACCTGGTGTGGGCAACCGCCTACAACGTGATCTCTGTGCCGCTGGCCGCGGGTGTGCTCGCGCCGATCGGATTCACGCTCCCACCGGCCGCAGCCGCCGTGCTGATGTCGCTCTCCACGATCATGGTCGCTCTGAACGCTCAACTGCTCCGTCGTCATGAGCTGGACCCAGAGAAGCTGGCACCACTCCAACCGACGAAACGCGAATCCGCCCTGACCCATTGA
- a CDS encoding IS4 family transposase, which produces MPRAGWKKSESERRLSDLVSVGVLTRVFPPGVVDDVIAETGRTEQRHRSLPARVMAYFSIGMALYSEGSYEDIWSQLTDGLSWASGWTETYTPPSKSAIFQARARLGFEPLAALFERVANPIGDASTPGVWLAGRRLVAIDGMCLDVADTAVNHAHFGRPATSKGEQSAFPQARVVALAECGTHAIFAAEIGPYRESEATLAARLVPKLQRGMVLTADRGFFSYALWRKATATGADLLWRIRTDKSAPKPVHVADLPDGSWLADLRQTHSAAARRAEPMRVRVIDYTIDDGREHPERYRLFTTLLDPDEVSATQLAAGYSQRWEIELAFDELKTHQRGPRTVLRSKSPDLVLQEIWGHLCCHFAIRSLMGEAAAHQGHDPDRVSFVAALRITRQTLAHPGAFFP; this is translated from the coding sequence ATGCCAAGAGCTGGGTGGAAGAAGTCGGAGTCCGAACGTCGGTTGTCGGATTTGGTGTCGGTCGGTGTGCTGACGCGGGTGTTCCCGCCCGGCGTGGTCGATGACGTGATCGCCGAGACAGGTCGTACCGAGCAACGTCATCGCTCGCTACCGGCGCGGGTGATGGCGTATTTCTCCATCGGAATGGCGCTGTACTCGGAGGGGTCGTACGAGGACATCTGGTCGCAATTGACCGATGGCCTGTCCTGGGCCTCTGGCTGGACCGAAACCTACACACCACCGAGCAAGTCTGCGATCTTCCAAGCTCGGGCCCGGTTGGGGTTCGAACCGTTGGCTGCGCTGTTCGAGCGAGTCGCGAACCCGATCGGTGACGCGAGCACGCCGGGTGTCTGGTTGGCGGGCCGTCGGCTGGTCGCGATCGATGGAATGTGCCTCGATGTTGCCGACACTGCGGTGAACCACGCGCACTTCGGTCGACCTGCGACCAGCAAGGGCGAGCAGTCCGCGTTCCCCCAAGCCCGGGTCGTGGCGTTGGCGGAGTGTGGCACCCACGCCATCTTCGCTGCTGAGATCGGCCCCTACCGCGAATCCGAAGCGACCCTCGCTGCGCGGCTTGTGCCGAAGCTGCAACGGGGGATGGTGCTCACCGCCGACCGCGGGTTCTTCTCCTACGCCCTGTGGCGGAAGGCTACCGCGACCGGCGCGGACTTGTTGTGGCGGATCCGCACCGACAAGAGCGCACCGAAGCCGGTCCACGTCGCGGATCTACCCGACGGGTCGTGGCTGGCTGACCTGCGCCAGACGCACTCGGCCGCAGCCCGGCGGGCCGAGCCGATGCGCGTGCGCGTGATCGACTACACGATCGATGACGGCCGCGAACATCCCGAGCGATACCGTCTGTTCACAACCCTGCTTGATCCGGATGAGGTGTCTGCCACGCAGCTGGCCGCCGGTTATTCCCAGCGGTGGGAGATCGAGCTGGCCTTCGACGAGCTCAAGACCCACCAACGAGGGCCGCGTACGGTGCTGCGTTCCAAGTCTCCGGATCTGGTGTTGCAGGAGATCTGGGGACACTTGTGCTGCCACTTCGCGATCCGGTCCTTGATGGGCGAGGCTGCCGCCCATCAAGGGCATGATCCGGACCGGGTGAGTTTTGTTGCTGCGTTGCGGATCACTCGTCAAACCCTCGCCCATCCGGGCGCTTTTTTCCCCTGA